From one Prochlorococcus marinus XMU1404 genomic stretch:
- a CDS encoding BolA/IbaG family iron-sulfur metabolism protein, whose protein sequence is MITKTEVIKLITKKLPSSQIFVENIKGNDHLQVTVIASEFNGLSLVKQHQLVYSALKEELASEAIHALALKTETPN, encoded by the coding sequence ATGATTACAAAAACCGAAGTTATTAAATTAATAACTAAAAAATTGCCAAGTTCCCAAATTTTTGTTGAAAACATCAAAGGAAATGATCATTTACAAGTAACTGTAATTGCATCCGAATTCAATGGATTATCATTAGTTAAACAGCACCAATTAGTCTATTCTGCATTAAAGGAAGAATTGGCTTCAGAAGCTATCCATGCACTGGCATTAAAAACAGAAACACCAAACTGA
- a CDS encoding lysophospholipid acyltransferase family protein, with protein MFVTQDIILRFFFSKKKIINNCFSIPNNSSIILAPTHRSRWDGLVLTMAMGRRITNKDCRFMVTKSEMKGMQGWFLKRLGCFSINQLSPSLSTLRFAIDLVEKGEQLVVFPEGKINKYGRKLVLREGLYRLARLASKKTDSIIIIPIGIAYSEVSPKFRSEFCLSFGKPIAMTDYLNTTIKEFNKFLNQNMMKEEEIALKNVGR; from the coding sequence ATGTTCGTTACTCAAGATATTATTCTAAGATTTTTTTTTAGTAAAAAGAAAATAATTAATAATTGTTTTTCAATTCCCAATAATTCCTCTATTATTTTAGCCCCAACCCATAGATCAAGATGGGACGGTTTAGTTCTCACTATGGCAATGGGTAGAAGGATAACCAACAAGGATTGTAGATTTATGGTTACTAAATCCGAAATGAAAGGAATGCAAGGTTGGTTCTTAAAAAGGCTTGGATGTTTTTCGATAAACCAATTATCTCCATCTCTTTCAACGTTAAGATTCGCTATCGATCTTGTAGAAAAGGGAGAACAACTAGTTGTTTTCCCAGAAGGAAAAATCAATAAATATGGCAGAAAATTAGTTCTCAGAGAAGGACTATATAGATTAGCGCGACTAGCATCAAAAAAGACAGACTCCATAATTATAATTCCAATCGGAATTGCCTACAGTGAAGTATCTCCGAAATTTAGGAGCGAGTTTTGTTTATCCTTTGGAAAACCTATAGCAATGACTGATTATTTAAACACTACTATCAAAGAATTTAATAAGTTTCTAAATCAAAACATGATGAAAGAAGAAGAAATAGCATTAAAAAATGTCGGTAGATGA
- a CDS encoding pyridoxine 5'-phosphate synthase, with product MTTLGVNIDHIANVREARRTVEPDPVQFAFLAELGGADSITVHLREDRRHIQDRDVFLLKETIKTKLNLEMAATEEMLEIAKKLLPDLVTLVPEKREEVTTEGGLDLKINTRYLNNIVESLKDSNIEVSAFIDPVHEQINYSKEIGFKYIELHTGKYAELTGHDQYIELQRIIESAHNANDLGLIVNAGHGLNYNNVKKIASINNINELNIGHSIVARALAVGLERSVREMKSLITSN from the coding sequence ATGACCACTTTAGGAGTAAACATTGACCATATAGCTAATGTCAGGGAGGCTAGGAGAACTGTAGAACCAGATCCTGTACAATTTGCCTTTTTAGCTGAATTAGGGGGTGCAGATTCAATAACAGTTCACTTAAGAGAGGATAGAAGGCACATACAGGATAGAGATGTATTTCTTTTGAAAGAAACAATAAAGACAAAACTCAATTTAGAAATGGCTGCTACAGAAGAAATGTTAGAAATTGCCAAAAAGCTTCTTCCAGATTTAGTAACACTTGTACCTGAAAAAAGAGAGGAAGTAACCACGGAAGGCGGCTTGGATTTAAAAATCAATACTAGATATCTGAATAATATTGTTGAAAGTTTAAAAGATTCAAATATTGAAGTAAGTGCTTTTATTGATCCTGTTCATGAGCAGATTAATTATTCTAAAGAAATAGGTTTTAAATATATAGAATTACACACTGGTAAGTATGCTGAATTAACCGGTCACGATCAATATATTGAGTTACAAAGAATTATAGAGTCTGCACATAACGCAAATGACCTTGGATTAATCGTTAATGCTGGACATGGGCTTAACTACAATAATGTAAAAAAAATTGCATCAATTAACAATATAAACGAGCTAAACATAGGACATAGTATTGTTGCAAGGGCTTTAGCGGTAGGATTAGAGAGATCTGTTCGTGAAATGAAGTCACTTATTACATCAAATTAA
- the grxD gene encoding Grx4 family monothiol glutaredoxin, which translates to MENSIKEKIQKLIDSNPIMVFMKGTKLMPQCGFSNNVVQILNSLGVEFNTFDVLSDFEVREGIKEYSDWPTIPQVYLKGEFLGGSDILIEMYNSGSLKEKIEIELAS; encoded by the coding sequence ATGGAAAACTCAATAAAAGAAAAAATACAAAAACTAATCGATTCTAACCCCATAATGGTTTTCATGAAAGGGACTAAATTAATGCCTCAATGCGGTTTTTCCAACAATGTAGTTCAAATCCTAAATTCCTTAGGCGTTGAATTTAATACCTTTGATGTTTTAAGCGATTTCGAGGTCAGAGAAGGAATCAAAGAATATTCGGATTGGCCAACGATTCCTCAAGTTTATTTAAAGGGAGAATTTCTAGGTGGTTCAGATATTCTTATCGAAATGTATAATTCAGGATCCCTAAAAGAAAAAATAGAAATTGAATTAGCGTCTTAA
- a CDS encoding DUF6761 family protein, with translation MTSFENPKAIRHFQSICDSCQDLVTRFHSPSDLKLYSDGYLQALRNCSTLEQRDQEKLERLIERWILDPSSFIEPEGGQNKGFFDKKRI, from the coding sequence ATGACATCATTTGAAAATCCTAAGGCAATTCGTCATTTTCAATCAATCTGCGATAGTTGCCAAGACTTGGTTACTCGTTTTCATAGTCCATCAGACCTTAAATTATATAGTGATGGTTATCTCCAAGCCTTAAGGAATTGCAGTACTTTAGAGCAAAGAGATCAAGAGAAACTAGAAAGATTAATTGAAAGATGGATTTTGGATCCATCAAGTTTTATTGAGCCTGAGGGGGGCCAGAATAAAGGTTTTTTTGATAAAAAAAGGATTTAA
- a CDS encoding response regulator transcription factor, producing MQSTEQILASTPGSSQLPSSSQTPSRVLVVEPHPTLRTVLVQRLRQDGHLAAAVGSAMEAIDLCREQSPDLLVSAEILEQNTAMRLAQQLGCSVIVLTARSGVEALVNLLDEGADDVLRKPFGLEELAARCRTLLKRGRIGLQEKVEVGPLEVHLLLRQVTLSEKPVELSPREFALLCALLMPPGMVRSRQELLRMAWPPFSGGPRSVDTQVLTLRRKLEQAGLGEGGGITTVRQQGYRFSIDNI from the coding sequence ATGCAATCAACTGAGCAAATCTTAGCTTCAACCCCTGGTAGTTCACAATTGCCTTCGAGCTCTCAGACTCCATCAAGAGTTCTTGTTGTTGAACCTCACCCCACACTTAGGACGGTCCTTGTACAAAGACTTCGCCAAGATGGACATCTTGCTGCTGCTGTTGGATCAGCTATGGAAGCTATTGACCTATGTAGAGAACAGTCACCTGACCTTTTGGTAAGTGCAGAAATCCTTGAACAAAATACAGCAATGAGACTTGCCCAACAATTGGGGTGTTCAGTTATTGTTCTTACGGCAAGATCAGGCGTTGAAGCTTTAGTAAATCTCCTAGATGAAGGAGCTGATGATGTACTTAGAAAGCCATTTGGACTTGAAGAGCTGGCCGCAAGATGTAGAACCTTACTAAAGAGAGGAAGAATAGGTTTACAAGAAAAAGTTGAAGTTGGTCCTTTAGAAGTTCATCTTTTGTTAAGGCAGGTTACTCTTAGCGAAAAGCCCGTAGAACTTAGCCCAAGAGAGTTTGCACTGCTTTGTGCTCTTCTTATGCCTCCTGGTATGGTAAGAAGTAGACAGGAGCTTCTTAGGATGGCTTGGCCCCCATTCAGTGGAGGGCCCAGATCTGTAGATACTCAAGTCCTAACATTGAGAAGAAAATTGGAGCAGGCAGGCTTAGGAGAAGGTGGTGGGATAACCACTGTTAGACAACAAGGTTATCGATTCAGTATTGACAATATTTAA